One window from the genome of Pseudomonas sp. L5B5 encodes:
- the nosP gene encoding nitric oxide-sensing protein NosP has translation MQQAQSEGVVSAMSQAGDPQQVAQDLARQLLHPHLGFVLFFCSAEYPLQALGQALQQGFGGIRLVGCTSAGEITPQGYGRNCVTAIGFDHRHFSIAAELIDQMEHFSLIDAQQMVERLVGGCRSNTLAPIKGNTFALTLLDGLSSREEMVLAALSAALGDIPHFGGSAGDDNYLTHTHVYFGGEFHSGAAVVVLVNTWLDFEVFTTHHILPREEKLVVTGVDSTLRRVYELNAEPAAEEYARLIGVPLARLDHRVFAAHPLAVRINQHYYVRAVQQVHPDLSLSFYCAVENGIVLTAMTPGPLLPNLQTLFDGLQQRLGSLLLTIGCDCFLRRLELEDHGSLDQIGAFLREQRVMGFNTYGEQFNGMHINQTFTGVAIARSRTPARR, from the coding sequence ATGCAGCAAGCCCAGAGCGAGGGCGTGGTCAGCGCCATGTCCCAGGCCGGCGACCCGCAACAGGTGGCCCAGGACCTGGCCCGCCAGCTGCTGCATCCGCACCTGGGCTTCGTGCTGTTCTTCTGTTCCGCCGAATACCCGCTGCAAGCCCTCGGCCAGGCCCTGCAACAGGGCTTTGGCGGTATCCGCCTGGTGGGCTGCACCAGCGCCGGGGAAATCACGCCCCAGGGCTACGGGCGCAATTGCGTGACCGCCATCGGTTTCGATCACCGGCACTTTTCCATCGCCGCCGAACTCATCGACCAGATGGAACACTTCAGCCTGATCGACGCCCAGCAGATGGTCGAGCGCTTGGTGGGCGGCTGTCGCAGCAACACCCTGGCGCCGATCAAGGGCAACACCTTCGCCCTGACCCTGCTGGATGGCCTGTCGAGCCGCGAGGAAATGGTCCTGGCGGCCCTCAGCGCGGCCCTGGGGGACATTCCGCATTTCGGCGGTTCGGCCGGCGACGACAACTACCTGACCCACACCCACGTATATTTCGGCGGCGAGTTCCACAGCGGCGCGGCGGTGGTGGTGCTGGTCAACACCTGGCTGGATTTCGAGGTATTCACCACCCACCACATCCTGCCCCGGGAGGAAAAACTGGTGGTCACCGGCGTCGACAGTACCTTGCGCCGGGTCTATGAACTGAACGCCGAGCCCGCCGCCGAGGAATACGCGCGGCTGATCGGCGTACCGCTGGCGCGCCTTGACCACCGGGTGTTCGCCGCCCATCCGCTGGCGGTGCGGATCAACCAGCACTACTACGTGCGCGCGGTGCAGCAGGTGCACCCGGACCTGAGCCTGAGTTTCTACTGCGCGGTGGAGAACGGCATCGTCCTCACCGCCATGACCCCCGGCCCCTTGCTGCCCAACCTGCAAACGCTGTTCGACGGTTTGCAGCAACGCCTGGGCAGTTTGCTGCTGACCATCGGCTGCGACTGCTTCCTGCGCCGCCTGGAGCTGGAAGACCACGGCAGCCTGGACCAGATCGGGGCCTTTCTGCGCGAGCAGCGGGTGATGGGTTTCAACACCTACGGAGAACAGTTCAATGGCATGCACATCAACCAGACCTTCACCGGGGTCGCCATTGCCCGCAGCCGGACTCCGGCCCGTCGCTGA
- a CDS encoding porin — translation MHNNKNRQHPLFPALIAGLSTLGLGNAAQAEIMLYDKDQTTFSTDGYVNAFYVNSKVDRAGEQYDRRQARVKMGFLPNYLGFNMGRQVDDLKLGARASFWVTINDSQDNGTDTAIDVRQFYGTVANPEWGEVLIGKDFGLFARSNILLDEMLAGYGQVSDSLGLVDGGGVSFGNIGSGYPYPFPTSQITYRSPLMDGLRVAVGILDPVDTNDSSALGKAYQKNPRTESEITYQFDLGGAKFYSWLNGSYQTSDNTDPEVQSVTSKGLGYGLQAKMGGLSLTGSGFQAKGINPFFTNNAGEATLRNVDSKGYLLQGSYKVGKNRLALSYGKTKDDGNGVVGSGADYQTRGVALFHDINDNLKLVAEYNQFQIDGHHTNAQNENTDTFAVGAVLTW, via the coding sequence ATGCACAACAATAAGAACCGCCAGCACCCTCTGTTCCCGGCCCTGATCGCCGGCCTGTCCACCCTGGGCCTGGGCAATGCCGCCCAGGCCGAGATCATGCTCTACGACAAGGACCAGACCACCTTTTCCACCGACGGCTACGTCAACGCCTTCTACGTCAACAGCAAGGTCGACCGTGCCGGCGAGCAGTACGACCGGCGCCAGGCGCGGGTGAAGATGGGCTTTCTGCCCAACTACCTGGGCTTCAACATGGGCAGGCAGGTGGACGACCTCAAGCTCGGCGCCCGGGCCTCGTTCTGGGTGACCATCAACGACAGCCAGGACAACGGCACCGACACCGCCATCGACGTGCGCCAGTTCTACGGCACCGTGGCCAACCCGGAGTGGGGCGAGGTGTTGATCGGCAAGGACTTCGGCCTGTTCGCCCGTTCCAACATCCTGCTCGACGAAATGCTCGCAGGTTATGGCCAGGTCAGCGACAGCCTGGGGCTGGTGGATGGCGGCGGGGTGTCGTTCGGCAATATTGGCAGCGGTTATCCCTATCCCTTTCCCACCTCGCAGATCACCTACCGCAGCCCGTTGATGGATGGCCTGCGGGTGGCGGTGGGCATCCTCGACCCGGTGGATACCAACGACAGCAGCGCCCTGGGCAAGGCCTACCAGAAAAATCCGCGCACCGAGAGCGAGATCACCTACCAGTTCGACCTGGGTGGGGCCAAGTTCTACAGCTGGCTCAACGGCAGCTACCAGACCTCCGACAACACCGATCCCGAGGTGCAATCGGTGACCTCCAAGGGCCTGGGCTATGGCCTGCAGGCCAAGATGGGCGGCCTGTCGCTGACCGGTTCCGGGTTCCAGGCCAAGGGCATCAACCCCTTCTTCACCAACAACGCCGGCGAAGCAACCCTGCGCAATGTCGACAGCAAGGGCTACCTGCTGCAGGGCTCGTACAAGGTGGGCAAGAATCGCCTGGCGCTGTCCTACGGCAAGACTAAGGACGACGGCAATGGCGTGGTCGGCAGCGGCGCCGACTACCAGACCCGGGGCGTGGCGCTGTTCCACGACATCAACGACAACCTCAAGCTGGTGGCCGAGTACAACCAGTTCCAGATCGACGGCCACCACACCAATGCACAGAACGAAAACACCGACACCTTCGCCGTGGGCGCAGTGCTGACCTGGTAA
- a CDS encoding Ldh family oxidoreductase translates to MTDANHATLAQAPVEYLDLPALTDLLQRIFLRHGTSAEVARVLADNCARAQRDGSHSHGVFRIPGYLSSLASGWVDGQAVPQVEDVAPGVVAVDAGGGFAQPALAAAREALVSKARSAGIAVLAIRNSHHFAALWPDVEPFAEEGLVALSLVNSMTCVVPHGAQRPLFGTNPIAFAAPREGAEPIVFDLATSAIAHGDVQIAKRQGQQLPEGMGVDRHGQPTCDPAAILDGGALLPFGGHKGSALSMMVELLAAALTGGNFSFEFDWSRHPGAQTPWTGQLLIVIDPSHCGGGRFAQRSQELVRQMQAVGLERLPGDRRYRTRARSLQEGIPLATAELARLRGLAGDD, encoded by the coding sequence ATGACCGACGCGAACCACGCGACCCTGGCGCAGGCACCCGTCGAGTACCTCGACCTGCCTGCCTTGACCGACTTGCTGCAACGGATTTTTCTTCGCCACGGCACCTCTGCCGAGGTGGCCCGGGTGCTGGCCGACAACTGCGCCCGGGCCCAGCGCGACGGCTCCCACAGCCACGGGGTGTTTCGCATTCCCGGTTACCTGTCGTCCCTGGCCAGCGGCTGGGTCGATGGCCAGGCGGTGCCGCAAGTGGAGGATGTAGCCCCCGGCGTGGTGGCGGTGGATGCTGGCGGCGGGTTTGCCCAGCCGGCCCTGGCGGCGGCCCGCGAGGCGCTGGTGAGCAAGGCCCGTAGCGCCGGGATCGCGGTGCTGGCGATCCGCAATTCCCATCACTTCGCCGCGCTCTGGCCGGATGTCGAGCCCTTCGCCGAAGAAGGCCTGGTGGCCCTGAGCCTGGTCAACAGCATGACCTGCGTGGTGCCCCACGGCGCCCAGCGGCCGTTGTTCGGCACCAACCCGATTGCCTTCGCCGCGCCCCGCGAAGGCGCCGAGCCCATCGTCTTCGACCTGGCCACCAGCGCCATCGCCCATGGCGACGTGCAGATCGCCAAGCGCCAGGGCCAGCAGCTGCCGGAGGGCATGGGGGTGGATCGCCATGGCCAGCCCACCTGCGATCCGGCGGCGATCCTCGACGGTGGCGCCTTGCTGCCCTTTGGTGGGCACAAGGGCTCGGCGCTGTCGATGATGGTGGAGCTGCTGGCGGCGGCGCTGACCGGAGGCAACTTTTCCTTCGAGTTCGACTGGTCCCGGCATCCCGGGGCACAGACACCCTGGACCGGCCAGTTGCTGATCGTCATCGACCCCAGCCACTGCGGCGGTGGACGCTTCGCCCAGCGCAGCCAGGAGCTGGTGCGGCAGATGCAGGCCGTGGGCCTGGAGCGCCTGCCCGGTGACCGGCGCTACCGCACCCGGGCCAGATCCCTGCAAGAGGGCATTCCCCTGGCCACCGCCGAACTGGCGCGGCTGCGGGGCCTGGCGGGCGACGACTAA